In the genome of Chrysemys picta bellii isolate R12L10 chromosome 17, ASM1138683v2, whole genome shotgun sequence, one region contains:
- the LOC122173434 gene encoding osteoclast-associated immunoglobulin-like receptor — protein MASALTVLLLSCWLAGRSGVSGEWSYPKPSISVSPGGVIPMGGNVTIRCRNQLLGMRFLLYKDGVKNYLNYTDPAGSEAEFPITSARREDGGSYTCHYSDRTGPTNYSEPSDPVQIIVADRSLPRPSISLSPTGVIASGANVTIRCQGQRWDVRFFLHKAGDLNPQRHMDPAGDGAKFRIPTVGRQHRGNYSCSYRPRSEPFVSSEPSDPVQLVVAERDFMTWPIIVGVSAAAALLLLLLVAFVCFRKTRARKGAAPRPSSTSPMGALKAPAQQDPTYTSIDEGKEPQTLEPDPGADGLTYAELDIQALHTKRGDPSPTPEPVQPSLYAPINMNRGPPQ, from the exons ATGGCATCTGCTCTGACCGTTCTCCTCCTCA gctgctggctggccgggcGGAGCGGGGTGTCTGGAG AGTGGTCCtaccccaaaccctccatctccgTCAGCCCCGGTGGGGTGATCCCCATGGGGGGAAACGTCACCATCCGGTGTCGGAATCAGCTCCTGGGCATGAGGTTCCTCCTCTACAAGGATGGAGTTAAGAACTATCTGAATTACACAGACCCTGCTGGCTCTGAGGCTGAATTTCCCATCACCAGCGCCAGACGGGAAGACGGTGGCAGCTACACCTGTCACTATAGCGACAGAACAGGACCAACTAACTACTCGGAGCCCAGTGACCCTGTGCAGATCATTGTAGCAG ATCGCAGcttacccagaccctccatctctctgagccccactggGGTCATCGCCTCAGGGGCAAATGTCACCATCCGGTGTCAGGGGCAGCGCTGGGACGTGAGgttcttcctgcacaaggctggagacctgaacccgcagcgacacatggaccctgctggggaTGGGGCCAAGTTCCGCATCCCCACCGTGGGCCGGCAGCACAGAGGgaactacagctgcagctaccggccccgatcagagcccttcgtctcctcagagcccagcgaccccgtgcagctggtggtagcag AAAGAGACTTCATGACTTGGCCCATCATCGTCGGGGTGAGCGCGGCAgccgccctcctcctcctcctccttgtggcCTTCGTCTGCTTCAGAAAAACCCGAGCCA GAAAAGGAGCCGCACCGAGACCGAGCAG CACCAGCCCTATGGGGGCATTAAAGGCGCCAGCTCAGCAAGACCCCACCT ACACCTCCATCGATGAAGGGAAAGAGCCGCAGACCCTG gagcccgaCCCCGGCGCCGATGGACTCACCTATGCTGAGCTGGACATCCAGGCGCTGCACACAAAGAGGGGGGATCcgtcccccacccccgagcctgtCCAGCCCAGCCTGTATGCCCCAATCAACATGAACCGGGGGCCCCCACAGTGA
- the LOC112060868 gene encoding uncharacterized protein LOC112060868 isoform X1, protein MGPSPALLLALGIIWTRLPFAAASSPYSKPSISLSPSGEIAPGTDVTISCHGPRQGVRFKMYRAGVARWHTEPAGSTAEFRIPNARREDGGIYTCSYESLTEPPVSSPHSDPVQLVVEAHYSKPSISLSPSGEIAPGTDVTISCHGPRQGVRFKMYRAGVARWHTEPSGSTAEFRIPNVRREDGGIYTCSYESLREPPVSSPHSDPVQLVIADTGSGPAGRPDPTQPGAAPAPTRPGSTRPGPPPKQDYPPFAIVRLSLAAGVLLALVLVLAEAVYSWRRTPHSLTPPRPGGERGRQPEGQTETPAWELQPPQIPARSLGTGTAGHTHQGERGAVIGPTGPSTSVSPPHSPPQPPQIRSMGPSTSVSPPHSPPQPPQIRSMGPSSLLSPPRSPPPPPPPQITSMGPSTSVSPPHSPPPPPPQPHQIRSMGPSSLLSPPHSPPPPPPP, encoded by the exons ATGGgtccctctcctgccctgctcctcgcCCTGG GCATCATCTGGACTCGCCTCCCATTCGCTGCTGCTT CATCCCCCTACTCCAAGCcctccatctccctcagccccagcggGGAGATCGCACCGGGGACGGACGTCACCATCTCCTGCCACGGGCCGCGGCAGGGCGTGCGGTTCAAGATGTACCGGGCCGGGGTCGCACGGTGGCACACGGAGCCGGCCGGCTCGACAGCCGAATTCCGCATCCCCAACGCTCGGCGGGAGGATGGGGGCATCTACACCTGTAGCTACGAGAGCCTGACAGAGCCGCCTGTCAGCTCCCCGCACAGCGACCCCGTGCAGCTGGTGGTAGAAG CGCACTACTCCAAGCcctccatctccctcagccccagcggGGAGATCGCGCCGGGGACGGACGTCACCATCTCCTGCCACGGGCCGCGGCAGGGCGTGCGGTTCAAGATGTACCGGGCCGGGGTCGCACGGTGGCACACGGAGCCGTCCGGCTCGACGGCCGAATTCCGCATCCCCAACGTCCGGCGGGAGGACGGGGGCATCTACACCTGCAGCTATGAGAGCCTGAGGGAGCCGCCTGTCAGCTCCCCCCACAGCGACCCCGTGCAGCTGGTgatagcag ACACTGGCTCTGGTCCCGCAGGGCGACCCGACCCGACTCAGCCTGGAGcagcgccggctcccacccgcccGGGCAGCACACGGCCAG GGCCCCCCCCGAAGCAGGATTACCCCCCGTTTGCCATCGTCCGTCTGTCCCTGGCCGCCGGGGTCCTGCTGGCCCTGGTACTGGTCCTAGCTGAAGCCGTGTACAGCTGGAGGAG GACCCCCCACTCGCTGACCCCCCCACGGCCCGGCGGGGAGCGGGGCCGGCAACCCGAGGGACAGACGGAGACCCCAGCGTGGGAACTGCAGCCCCCCCAAATTCCTGCCCGGTCACTGGGGACAGGGACAGCAGGACACACACACCAGGGGGAACGGGGGGCAGTTATCGGACCCACGGGCCCATCCACATCAGtatccccgccccactccccaccccagcccccccagatTAGATCCATGGGCCCGTCCACATCGGtatccccgccccactccccaccccagcccccccagatCAGATCCATGGGCCCATCCAGCCTGCtatccccaccccgctccccacccccacccccgcccccccagatcACATCCATGGGCCCGTCCACATCGGtatccccgccccactccccaccaccacccccaccccagccccaccagatCAGATCCATGGGCCCATCCAGCCTGCTATCCCCACCtcactccccgcccccacccccgcccccttaa
- the LOC112060868 gene encoding T-cell-interacting, activating receptor on myeloid cells protein 1-like isoform X2, translated as MGPSPALLLALGIIWTRLPFAAASSPYSKPSISLSPSGEIAPGTDVTISCHGPRQGVRFKMYRAGVARWHTEPAGSTAEFRIPNARREDGGIYTCSYESLTEPPVSSPHSDPVQLVVEAHYSKPSISLSPSGEIAPGTDVTISCHGPRQGVRFKMYRAGVARWHTEPSGSTAEFRIPNVRREDGGIYTCSYESLREPPVSSPHSDPVQLVIAGPPPKQDYPPFAIVRLSLAAGVLLALVLVLAEAVYSWRRTPHSLTPPRPGGERGRQPEGQTETPAWELQPPQIPARSLGTGTAGHTHQGERGAVIGPTGPSTSVSPPHSPPQPPQIRSMGPSTSVSPPHSPPQPPQIRSMGPSSLLSPPRSPPPPPPPQITSMGPSTSVSPPHSPPPPPPQPHQIRSMGPSSLLSPPHSPPPPPPP; from the exons ATGGgtccctctcctgccctgctcctcgcCCTGG GCATCATCTGGACTCGCCTCCCATTCGCTGCTGCTT CATCCCCCTACTCCAAGCcctccatctccctcagccccagcggGGAGATCGCACCGGGGACGGACGTCACCATCTCCTGCCACGGGCCGCGGCAGGGCGTGCGGTTCAAGATGTACCGGGCCGGGGTCGCACGGTGGCACACGGAGCCGGCCGGCTCGACAGCCGAATTCCGCATCCCCAACGCTCGGCGGGAGGATGGGGGCATCTACACCTGTAGCTACGAGAGCCTGACAGAGCCGCCTGTCAGCTCCCCGCACAGCGACCCCGTGCAGCTGGTGGTAGAAG CGCACTACTCCAAGCcctccatctccctcagccccagcggGGAGATCGCGCCGGGGACGGACGTCACCATCTCCTGCCACGGGCCGCGGCAGGGCGTGCGGTTCAAGATGTACCGGGCCGGGGTCGCACGGTGGCACACGGAGCCGTCCGGCTCGACGGCCGAATTCCGCATCCCCAACGTCCGGCGGGAGGACGGGGGCATCTACACCTGCAGCTATGAGAGCCTGAGGGAGCCGCCTGTCAGCTCCCCCCACAGCGACCCCGTGCAGCTGGTgatagcag GGCCCCCCCCGAAGCAGGATTACCCCCCGTTTGCCATCGTCCGTCTGTCCCTGGCCGCCGGGGTCCTGCTGGCCCTGGTACTGGTCCTAGCTGAAGCCGTGTACAGCTGGAGGAG GACCCCCCACTCGCTGACCCCCCCACGGCCCGGCGGGGAGCGGGGCCGGCAACCCGAGGGACAGACGGAGACCCCAGCGTGGGAACTGCAGCCCCCCCAAATTCCTGCCCGGTCACTGGGGACAGGGACAGCAGGACACACACACCAGGGGGAACGGGGGGCAGTTATCGGACCCACGGGCCCATCCACATCAGtatccccgccccactccccaccccagcccccccagatTAGATCCATGGGCCCGTCCACATCGGtatccccgccccactccccaccccagcccccccagatCAGATCCATGGGCCCATCCAGCCTGCtatccccaccccgctccccacccccacccccgcccccccagatcACATCCATGGGCCCGTCCACATCGGtatccccgccccactccccaccaccacccccaccccagccccaccagatCAGATCCATGGGCCCATCCAGCCTGCTATCCCCACCtcactccccgcccccacccccgcccccttaa